From Paenibacillus sp. GP183, one genomic window encodes:
- a CDS encoding LacI family DNA-binding transcriptional regulator, with translation MTSIKDIAKKAGVSISTVSYALNGNPKVTEETSSRILNIAKELNYVPNAAARTLKKRVSKIIGVYLTDFSGAFYGEIVQGMKDVLNKRGYDLIVCSGSYSHRLLPQRMIDGAIVLDHSFASEELLQLAGRGHKLIVLDRELNHPNVNQVLLDNKAGASLAVEYLIEKGHRKLYVVTGPKDSFDSKQRLQAARQTIERNSDVVCVEIEGNFDKESGSQAAEQIMREYKEPAAVFCLNDEMAVGLYNALVKADFRIGEQIHIIGFDNIELTQYTQPRLATIDYSKRKWGALASEQLIKLIRGETVEHERVYVTLVAGESVGISET, from the coding sequence GTGACTAGTATAAAAGATATTGCCAAAAAGGCGGGCGTTTCGATATCGACAGTGTCCTATGCGCTGAACGGCAACCCGAAAGTAACTGAAGAAACGAGCTCGAGGATTTTGAATATCGCCAAGGAGCTGAACTATGTCCCGAATGCCGCGGCGAGAACGTTAAAAAAGCGGGTCTCGAAAATCATCGGTGTTTATTTGACGGATTTCAGCGGCGCTTTTTATGGGGAAATCGTGCAGGGGATGAAGGATGTGCTGAACAAAAGAGGCTATGACCTCATTGTCTGCAGCGGCTCCTACTCCCACCGCTTGCTGCCGCAGCGGATGATCGACGGCGCTATCGTCCTGGACCACTCGTTCGCAAGCGAAGAATTGCTGCAGCTGGCCGGCCGCGGGCATAAACTGATCGTGCTGGATCGGGAGCTGAATCATCCGAATGTGAACCAGGTCCTCTTGGACAACAAAGCGGGAGCTTCCTTGGCCGTTGAATATTTGATCGAAAAAGGCCACCGAAAGCTGTATGTCGTGACGGGGCCGAAGGACTCGTTCGACTCCAAACAGCGGCTTCAGGCCGCCAGGCAAACCATTGAACGGAACTCCGATGTGGTTTGCGTTGAGATCGAGGGCAACTTCGACAAGGAGTCCGGCAGTCAGGCCGCCGAGCAAATTATGCGGGAGTATAAGGAGCCTGCCGCGGTCTTTTGCCTGAACGATGAAATGGCCGTCGGGCTGTACAACGCTCTGGTGAAAGCGGACTTCCGGATCGGCGAACAGATCCACATCATCGGTTTCGACAACATCGAGCTAACCCAATATACCCAGCCGCGACTGGCAACAATCGATTATTCGAAGCGTAAGTGGGGCGCCCTGGCTTCCGAGCAGCTGATTAAGTTGATTAGGGGAGAAACAGTCGAGCATGAGCGGGTATATGTAACTCTGGTTGCGGGGGAGTCGGTGGGAATCAGTGAAACTTGA
- a CDS encoding glycoside hydrolase family 3 N-terminal domain-containing protein, translated as MTDEQLIALLKELSLEEKIGQLLQLAAPFFAGTGTEGQITGPMASMGITEDIIKNTGSILGLSGAKETIGAQQAHLKKNRLGIPLLVMADIIHGYKTIFPVPLAIGCSWDLEAAEKSAEIAAAEASAAGVHVSFSPMVDLVRDPRWGRVMETTGEDPYLNAEFAKAFVRGLQGKDLKNDLTRLAACVKHFAAYGAGEGGRDYNTVDMSERQLREYFLPAYKAALEEGAELVMTAFNTVDGIPAAGNKRLMRDLLRKEWGFDGVVISDWGAVKELIPHGVAADEEEAARKAIMAGVDIEMMTTCYENHLKQLVERGEVDETLIDEAVLRILRLKQKLGLFENPYRGADVDRERENVLSAEHRRAARELAVKSSVLLKNEAVLPLKPEQKIALIGPFAQNGDILGPWSWMGSKVDAVQLYDGLKAKVDASRIIVAQGCDIESVTDDQLDEAVRAAREADVIVLALGESSDMSGEAGSRANLRLPQAQLELAAQLKCLGKPMVAVLFNGRPLDLHGVYDLVDAVLEAWYPGTEGGLAIADLLYGDRNPSGRLTMSFPFAVGQVPVYYNNFNTGRPQGAPEAQVRYVSQYLDIPNEPLYSFGYGLSYTTFEYSGESISSDIMTLTQPLTVTVKVANTGKTAGEEVVQLYVRDLAGEVVRPLKELKGFRKILLQPGESREVAFMLTEELLRYHHSDLAFASDDGEFAVFVGPNSRDVLPELSFKLNK; from the coding sequence ATGACAGACGAACAATTGATTGCCCTGCTGAAGGAGCTCTCTCTGGAAGAAAAAATTGGCCAGCTGCTGCAGTTGGCCGCGCCTTTCTTTGCAGGAACGGGGACCGAGGGGCAAATTACCGGCCCGATGGCATCTATGGGCATTACCGAAGACATTATTAAAAATACGGGCTCTATATTGGGGTTATCCGGGGCAAAAGAAACGATCGGCGCCCAGCAAGCCCATCTGAAGAAGAACCGTTTGGGGATTCCACTGCTAGTTATGGCGGATATCATACACGGTTATAAAACGATATTTCCGGTTCCGCTGGCGATCGGGTGTTCCTGGGATTTGGAAGCAGCTGAGAAAAGCGCGGAGATCGCCGCGGCGGAAGCGTCCGCTGCAGGAGTTCATGTCTCATTCTCTCCAATGGTCGATTTGGTACGCGACCCCCGATGGGGCCGTGTTATGGAAACGACGGGAGAAGACCCGTACTTGAACGCTGAATTTGCCAAGGCTTTTGTACGCGGCTTACAGGGAAAGGATTTGAAAAACGACCTTACCCGGCTTGCTGCCTGCGTGAAGCATTTTGCGGCATACGGCGCAGGGGAAGGCGGCCGCGATTACAATACAGTCGACATGTCCGAACGGCAGCTGCGGGAGTATTTCCTGCCGGCCTACAAAGCGGCCCTGGAAGAGGGCGCTGAGCTCGTGATGACCGCATTCAATACGGTGGATGGTATACCGGCCGCAGGGAATAAGCGGTTGATGCGTGATTTGCTCCGTAAGGAGTGGGGCTTCGACGGCGTCGTCATCTCCGACTGGGGCGCGGTGAAGGAATTGATTCCGCACGGAGTGGCTGCGGATGAAGAGGAAGCCGCCCGCAAAGCCATTATGGCGGGAGTCGATATTGAAATGATGACCACCTGTTACGAGAATCATTTGAAGCAGCTCGTGGAACGCGGGGAAGTAGATGAAACGCTGATCGACGAAGCAGTGCTTCGCATCCTGCGGTTGAAACAGAAGCTGGGGTTGTTTGAAAATCCATATCGCGGGGCTGATGTTGACCGCGAACGGGAGAATGTGTTGAGTGCAGAACATCGCCGAGCTGCGCGTGAGCTGGCTGTAAAGTCCAGCGTCCTGCTGAAAAACGAGGCGGTTCTGCCGCTCAAGCCAGAGCAGAAAATCGCCCTGATCGGCCCGTTTGCGCAAAACGGGGACATCCTCGGCCCATGGTCGTGGATGGGTTCAAAAGTCGATGCCGTTCAGCTGTATGACGGCTTGAAGGCGAAAGTCGATGCATCCCGCATCATTGTGGCTCAAGGATGTGATATAGAGAGTGTGACGGATGATCAGCTGGATGAAGCGGTAAGAGCGGCGCGCGAAGCCGATGTGATCGTGCTCGCGCTCGGCGAGAGCTCCGATATGAGCGGCGAAGCGGGAAGCCGGGCTAACCTCCGCCTGCCGCAGGCGCAGCTGGAACTGGCCGCCCAATTGAAGTGCCTCGGCAAGCCGATGGTGGCCGTGCTGTTCAATGGCCGCCCGCTCGATCTTCACGGCGTGTACGACCTGGTGGATGCCGTGCTGGAAGCGTGGTACCCGGGAACCGAAGGCGGGTTGGCAATCGCTGACCTGCTGTACGGGGACAGGAACCCATCCGGGCGGCTGACGATGTCGTTCCCTTTTGCAGTCGGGCAGGTTCCCGTCTATTACAACAACTTCAACACGGGACGCCCTCAGGGAGCTCCAGAGGCGCAGGTGCGCTACGTTTCACAGTACCTGGACATCCCGAATGAGCCGCTTTATTCGTTCGGATACGGCTTGAGTTACACCACTTTCGAGTACAGCGGCGAGTCGATTTCATCAGATATAATGACCTTAACTCAACCGCTTACCGTGACAGTGAAGGTGGCTAACACCGGCAAGACAGCCGGAGAAGAAGTCGTGCAGCTGTACGTGCGGGATCTGGCGGGCGAAGTCGTCCGGCCGTTAAAGGAGCTGAAGGGTTTCCGCAAAATTTTGCTGCAGCCGGGCGAGAGCCGGGAAGTCGCTTTCATGCTCACGGAAGAGCTGCTTCGCTATCATCATTCCGACCTGGCCTTTGCAAGCGACGATGGGGAGTTCGCTGTTTTCGTCGGACCGAACAGCCGGGATGTTTTACCAGAACTATCATTTAAGCTCAATAAGTAA
- a CDS encoding cellobiose phosphorylase, which yields MTVSEQSDFELKAGNLRFSFLSSGDIREITYKNTMINQWVANPIDGSLNNLYLRLHSSYGIKVVPLLGVHSTSCVQYSDSKVSWEGSAGGLDYEVTLHLTPHDIWFWDVRVNGWDEEVDLIYGQDLGLANKGAVRSNEAYLSQYIDHAVFENGKNGYAVCSRQNMPQQGVFPYLQQGGLSKVVGYSTDGFQFFGLSYKETNEPEALTRSTLANEVYQYEFAYTALQSERVKVNGAVRFVFYSLFKPDHPEAIQALEFDAEVLNAWKKADAPTNEPGQQLDKVRLSVNLGAPLSTMSMTREEIDRYFPSRRQEELDGEMLLSFFTETREHVVLKEKELLVERPHGHILMSGDNACLKEDVMTTTSYMYGIFNSQVVVGNTSFNKMLTNARNALNVMKTSGQRIYVEIEGKYRLLTMPSMFELGFNYARWYYKTADDTIVINNLTAVDTPEIHLQVRSESGKAYRFLVTNQVTMNNNEYETSFRLYQEGQTLSFYADPVSDSAKVWPHLCYQMRIAGTDLKVGNETVLVQNAQPLAASLVVLELGACSEWSLTIQGLLRDEDLPFTEVDIAAEIERYRDFFATVMNGFHLSQNGGTADSLDKFNTLAWWYTHNMLVHYSVPHGLEQYGGAAWGTRDVCQGPAEYFLATQKYGEVRDILKTVYSHQYKDDGNWPQWFMFDRYAAIQQEESHGDIIVWPLKVLSDYLTATKDYGILQEKVPYTKRHVFEFTEESATIFEHAKKEIAYIKHHFLHGTHLSSYGDGDWDDTLQPANVQLKQYMVSSWTVALTYQVFNQLSAVLAEADETMASELQELAAGIKADFNRYMLGTDVIPGFVYMEEPGKAELMLHPTDTKTGIQYRLLPMTRSMIGELLTEEQAISHYRIIKDVLYYPDGVRLMNRPAKYTGGVSTNFKRAEQAANFGREIGLQYVHAHIRFVEAMAKLGKADEAWKGLDMINPIGIRSVVPNAELRQSNSYFSSSDGKFNTRYEAQERFWELKEGAVPVKGGWRIYSSGPGIYMNQMISNVLGIRLDGGDLIIDPVLPQDLDGLRFDFKVKGLAVTFIYHLGGNSERLVKVNGKEAAAEAIANRYRHGGLCIKEQNLNDLLCEGANVIDVYV from the coding sequence ATGACAGTTTCAGAACAGTCGGATTTTGAGCTGAAGGCGGGAAATTTGCGGTTTTCCTTTCTAAGCAGCGGGGATATCCGCGAAATTACGTACAAGAACACGATGATTAATCAGTGGGTAGCCAATCCCATCGATGGGTCTCTAAATAACCTGTATTTGCGGCTGCATTCCTCATATGGGATCAAAGTGGTGCCGCTCTTGGGCGTTCACTCTACAAGCTGCGTGCAGTACTCGGATTCCAAAGTATCCTGGGAGGGGTCTGCCGGAGGACTCGATTACGAAGTGACCCTTCATCTGACGCCGCATGATATCTGGTTCTGGGATGTAAGGGTGAATGGGTGGGACGAGGAAGTAGACCTCATTTACGGGCAGGATCTAGGCCTCGCCAACAAGGGCGCCGTCCGCAGCAATGAAGCGTATTTGTCGCAATACATCGACCACGCTGTATTCGAAAACGGCAAGAACGGCTATGCCGTCTGCTCCCGCCAAAACATGCCGCAGCAGGGGGTGTTCCCATACCTGCAGCAGGGTGGTTTGAGTAAAGTGGTCGGATACTCGACCGACGGTTTCCAGTTTTTCGGTTTGTCGTATAAGGAAACCAACGAGCCGGAAGCGTTGACCCGCAGCACGCTGGCTAACGAAGTGTACCAATATGAATTCGCGTATACGGCACTGCAGTCCGAGCGTGTTAAGGTGAACGGCGCGGTACGCTTCGTTTTTTACAGCCTGTTCAAGCCAGACCATCCGGAGGCTATCCAAGCCTTGGAGTTCGATGCGGAAGTGTTGAACGCATGGAAAAAAGCCGACGCTCCAACCAATGAGCCCGGCCAACAGCTCGACAAGGTGAGACTGTCTGTTAATCTCGGAGCGCCGCTCTCGACTATGTCGATGACCCGGGAAGAGATCGACCGCTATTTCCCAAGCCGCCGTCAGGAGGAGCTGGACGGGGAAATGCTTCTGTCTTTTTTCACTGAAACCCGTGAACATGTGGTTCTGAAGGAAAAAGAACTTCTCGTTGAGCGCCCGCACGGCCATATCCTCATGTCGGGGGATAATGCCTGCTTGAAGGAAGACGTCATGACGACCACTTCCTATATGTACGGCATTTTTAATTCTCAGGTGGTTGTCGGGAACACGTCGTTCAATAAAATGCTGACCAACGCACGCAATGCCTTGAACGTGATGAAAACCTCTGGGCAACGCATCTATGTGGAAATTGAAGGTAAATACCGGTTGCTCACCATGCCGTCGATGTTTGAGCTCGGCTTCAACTATGCTCGCTGGTATTACAAAACGGCGGACGATACAATTGTCATCAACAACCTGACTGCCGTCGATACGCCGGAAATCCACCTGCAGGTTCGTTCCGAAAGCGGCAAGGCGTACCGTTTCCTCGTCACGAATCAGGTCACGATGAACAACAACGAGTACGAAACGTCATTCAGGCTCTACCAGGAAGGGCAAACGTTGTCTTTTTATGCTGATCCCGTATCCGACAGCGCAAAGGTTTGGCCGCATCTGTGCTACCAAATGCGGATTGCAGGTACGGATTTAAAGGTTGGCAATGAGACCGTTCTGGTGCAAAACGCCCAGCCTCTGGCCGCTTCTCTCGTTGTTCTGGAGCTTGGCGCATGCAGCGAATGGAGCTTGACCATCCAGGGGCTCCTGAGGGATGAAGACCTGCCGTTCACAGAAGTGGATATTGCAGCTGAGATCGAGCGATACCGGGACTTTTTTGCCACGGTCATGAACGGGTTTCACCTGTCGCAAAACGGCGGCACCGCAGACAGCCTGGACAAGTTTAACACCCTCGCCTGGTGGTATACGCATAATATGCTCGTCCATTATTCCGTACCTCATGGTTTGGAGCAGTACGGCGGAGCCGCATGGGGAACACGCGATGTATGCCAAGGTCCTGCTGAATATTTCCTCGCGACTCAGAAATACGGCGAAGTCCGCGACATTCTCAAAACCGTCTATTCCCACCAGTACAAAGACGACGGCAACTGGCCTCAGTGGTTTATGTTCGACCGCTATGCTGCGATCCAACAGGAAGAAAGCCATGGCGATATCATCGTTTGGCCGCTGAAAGTGCTGAGCGATTATTTAACCGCGACAAAAGATTACGGCATTCTTCAGGAAAAAGTTCCGTATACGAAGCGCCATGTTTTCGAGTTTACGGAAGAGTCGGCGACTATTTTTGAGCATGCCAAAAAAGAGATCGCGTACATCAAGCATCATTTCCTGCATGGAACGCATCTTTCCTCCTATGGCGACGGCGATTGGGACGACACGCTCCAGCCGGCCAACGTTCAGTTAAAGCAGTATATGGTAAGCAGTTGGACCGTTGCCCTGACCTATCAGGTGTTCAACCAGTTATCCGCTGTACTTGCCGAAGCGGACGAAACGATGGCATCTGAGCTTCAGGAGCTGGCGGCCGGCATCAAAGCCGACTTCAACCGCTACATGCTGGGCACGGACGTCATCCCAGGCTTCGTGTACATGGAGGAGCCCGGCAAGGCTGAGCTGATGCTGCATCCGACGGATACCAAGACGGGCATCCAATACCGCCTGCTCCCGATGACGCGCAGTATGATCGGTGAGCTGCTGACAGAAGAACAGGCGATTTCGCATTACCGGATCATCAAGGACGTGCTGTATTATCCGGACGGCGTCCGCCTAATGAACCGCCCGGCAAAATATACCGGCGGCGTCAGCACGAACTTCAAGCGCGCCGAGCAGGCGGCCAATTTTGGCCGGGAGATCGGTCTTCAGTACGTCCATGCCCATATCCGTTTCGTGGAGGCGATGGCCAAACTGGGCAAAGCCGACGAAGCCTGGAAGGGGCTTGATATGATTAACCCCATCGGCATCCGCAGCGTCGTTCCAAATGCTGAGCTGCGCCAGAGCAACTCCTACTTCAGCAGCTCGGATGGGAAGTTCAACACCCGTTACGAAGCACAGGAGCGTTTCTGGGAGCTGAAGGAAGGAGCTGTCCCGGTTAAAGGCGGATGGAGAATTTACTCCAGCGGCCCGGGAATCTACATGAACCAGATGATCTCCAACGTCCTCGGCATCCGTCTGGACGGGGGCGACCTCATCATCGATCCGGTGCTGCCGCAAGACTTGGATGGGCTGCGGTTTGATTTTAAGGTGAAGGGCCTTGCGGTTACTTTCATCTACCATCTTGGGGGTAATTCGGAAAGGCTTGTGAAGGTTAACGGGAAAGAAGCGGCTGCGGAAGCGATTGCGAACCGTTACCGTCATGGCGGTCTCTGTATCAAAGAGCAGAATCTGAACGATCTTCTATGTGAGGGTGCGAACGTAATTGACGTGTATGTGTAA
- a CDS encoding FMN-binding protein: MAKMNKKWVVLCSTAIGAIYAAGYIATETQATMQQPQLQAQVAMPTESSQPIPQASIPTSTISSQPTPQASVPTPTKSSQPTPQASVPTPTKSSQPQQVPIPSPTKSSQPTPKAPVPTPTKSSHVYKDGTYNGSGSNRRGSIQVAVTIKSDKITDVTISRFAMHYTIDDVVGLPQEVVQKQSAQVKNVSGATYSTQAFQDAVQVALSQARNS, encoded by the coding sequence ATGGCAAAAATGAATAAAAAGTGGGTCGTCCTTTGTTCGACTGCTATTGGAGCGATCTATGCCGCTGGATATATCGCAACGGAAACTCAGGCAACGATGCAGCAACCACAACTACAAGCCCAAGTTGCCATGCCGACTGAAAGCAGCCAACCAATACCACAAGCATCAATTCCCACATCGACTATAAGCAGCCAACCAACACCACAAGCATCAGTTCCCACACCGACTAAAAGCAGCCAGCCAACACCACAAGCATCAGTTCCCACACCGACTAAAAGCAGTCAACCACAACAAGTCCCAATTCCCTCACCGACTAAAAGCAGCCAACCAACACCAAAAGCCCCAGTTCCCACACCGACTAAAAGCAGCCATGTTTATAAAGATGGTACATATAATGGTTCGGGAAGCAATCGACGTGGATCGATTCAGGTGGCAGTCACCATTAAAAGCGATAAAATCACAGACGTTACAATCAGTCGTTTTGCCATGCATTATACAATAGATGACGTGGTCGGGCTGCCGCAAGAAGTGGTACAAAAGCAGAGTGCACAAGTCAAAAATGTATCAGGAGCAACTTATAGCACACAAGCATTTCAAGACGCTGTACAGGTCGCGCTTTCCCAAGCCCGAAACTCATAA
- a CDS encoding 5'-nucleotidase C-terminal domain-containing protein, which yields MKKKLILAFLLSSILLQLPLGSGGAVCAETAAAGKVSFLYFNDGHEINPVVDKLGTRGGVARIKTLVDSVKGDKIVAFGGDLGGGTLFGGVFKGLPMVEAFNRIPIDLANFGQHDFDAGTANTLELIKAAKFTWVSSNLIGKDGKPFGNVPHYQIYEKQGIRIGVIGLTSAMDTTTQDENVKQSDVIESAKAAVEKLKKEQKPDLIVALTQEPVQDDKLLMQAVPDIRVVFTEEEAEEKSFVYDFDGTGKRYIFSPQGNMGSIIRLNIGKAADGQVTLTNEILKSDETVKEDDQLAALAKEYQSKLEQELSKTIAVSESDLIYGDNHESRFKETAIGDLIADAYRDYYQTDIAVANGGGIRSSAAKGNFTLKDAKSILPFGNKIVVTEVTGDMVAAALETSVSAVDKLAGGFLQVSSGTSYTYNPTKPAGQRIEQVTINGKPLNKQQKYKLALSNFMYTGGDKYTMFGQAKTVVGANEALTDVELLVAYAKKIGTIRVKAEGRIIVKGFADIPSDHWAVKEIYELNRLGIFGGVDDARYAPNQMVTRGEVIDYLAKALTLDQKTVLSQSGLNGLNPKEPLTREEMALMMKWTYETRTGNKLGSTEASPFADDALIADDAKAAVTGLAKQGLLNGRPGNLFVPKDKATRAEISHVIWTLLNL from the coding sequence TTGAAGAAAAAGCTTATACTTGCATTCCTTCTTTCCTCTATCCTCCTACAACTGCCTTTAGGAAGCGGCGGAGCGGTCTGCGCAGAAACGGCGGCTGCAGGCAAAGTATCGTTCCTGTATTTCAACGACGGCCATGAAATCAATCCAGTTGTTGATAAGCTCGGCACCCGCGGCGGCGTGGCCCGGATCAAAACCTTGGTCGACAGCGTAAAGGGCGACAAAATCGTCGCATTCGGGGGAGACCTTGGCGGCGGTACATTGTTTGGCGGGGTATTCAAAGGGCTTCCCATGGTTGAAGCCTTCAATCGAATCCCGATCGATCTTGCCAACTTCGGCCAGCACGACTTTGACGCGGGCACGGCCAATACACTTGAGTTGATAAAAGCGGCCAAGTTCACCTGGGTCTCATCCAACCTGATCGGCAAAGACGGCAAGCCGTTCGGAAACGTACCGCATTATCAGATCTATGAGAAGCAGGGCATTCGCATTGGTGTCATCGGCTTGACCAGCGCGATGGATACAACGACCCAGGACGAGAATGTGAAGCAATCCGATGTCATCGAATCCGCCAAGGCTGCTGTTGAGAAGCTGAAGAAAGAACAAAAACCCGATCTGATTGTTGCTCTAACCCAAGAGCCTGTTCAAGATGACAAGCTGCTGATGCAGGCGGTACCGGATATCCGCGTTGTCTTCACAGAAGAAGAAGCGGAAGAAAAATCGTTCGTCTACGATTTCGACGGCACCGGAAAAAGGTATATTTTCTCTCCGCAGGGCAATATGGGTTCCATCATCCGGTTAAATATCGGCAAAGCAGCTGACGGACAAGTAACACTCACCAATGAAATACTGAAGTCAGACGAAACTGTAAAAGAAGACGATCAACTCGCGGCGCTAGCCAAGGAGTACCAGTCCAAGCTTGAGCAGGAACTCAGCAAGACAATCGCCGTTTCGGAGAGCGACTTGATCTACGGGGACAACCATGAGTCCCGATTCAAAGAAACCGCAATCGGCGACTTGATTGCAGACGCATATCGGGATTACTATCAGACCGACATCGCGGTTGCGAATGGCGGCGGCATCCGCTCAAGCGCCGCCAAAGGAAACTTTACGCTCAAGGACGCAAAATCGATTCTGCCGTTTGGCAACAAAATCGTAGTGACAGAAGTGACCGGAGATATGGTGGCAGCCGCACTCGAAACGAGCGTTTCCGCCGTCGATAAGCTGGCGGGGGGATTCCTGCAGGTATCGTCAGGCACCTCATACACTTACAATCCGACCAAGCCGGCAGGCCAACGAATCGAGCAGGTTACCATAAACGGCAAGCCTTTAAATAAACAGCAGAAGTACAAATTAGCCCTCTCCAACTTCATGTATACAGGCGGAGATAAATATACCATGTTTGGCCAAGCGAAAACCGTGGTGGGAGCCAATGAAGCCCTGACCGATGTTGAACTGCTCGTCGCCTATGCCAAAAAAATCGGAACCATTCGCGTGAAAGCGGAAGGCCGCATCATAGTGAAAGGCTTTGCTGACATCCCTTCGGACCATTGGGCGGTAAAGGAAATCTATGAACTAAACCGTTTAGGCATCTTCGGCGGGGTGGACGATGCGCGCTACGCCCCAAATCAAATGGTCACACGCGGGGAAGTTATTGATTACCTGGCCAAAGCTCTAACACTGGACCAAAAAACGGTACTGAGCCAAAGCGGCTTGAACGGCCTGAATCCGAAAGAACCGCTCACTCGTGAAGAAATGGCGCTAATGATGAAGTGGACCTATGAAACCAGAACCGGGAACAAGCTGGGATCGACAGAAGCGTCTCCTTTTGCAGATGATGCCCTGATTGCAGATGATGCGAAGGCAGCCGTTACCGGCTTGGCTAAACAGGGATTGCTAAACGGCAGACCGGGAAATCTGTTCGTCCCGAAGGATAAAGCTACAAGAGCGGAAATCTCGCATGTGATTTGGACATTGTTGAATCTATGA
- a CDS encoding aldo/keto reductase — MEKRAFGRTGEKFPILSFGAQRIVDDHKCTEEEAIRIVNRAVDEGITYFDTAPSYSNGQSEERLGKALLLRRKAVWLATKTHDRTRDGSLRLFEASLKRLQTDHVNEWRLHNIMTMEELDQVFAKGGALEALQEAKEQGIVKHISISGHTNPYVQLEAIKRFPFDSALVAVSAADHFIYSFAHEFLPRANEQGVAIIGMKVMALGKLAPWYEKALQYTFSLPISTAIVGMESMEQLEKNLAIARSFRPMSETEQLEFLKEIMHLVKPDVLRWKASDWMSGEWYQRK, encoded by the coding sequence GTGGAAAAAAGAGCTTTCGGCCGCACCGGCGAGAAATTTCCGATTCTCAGCTTTGGCGCTCAGCGAATTGTGGACGATCATAAGTGTACGGAAGAAGAAGCGATTCGAATTGTCAATAGGGCTGTGGATGAGGGAATTACTTATTTCGATACGGCTCCCAGCTATTCGAACGGGCAATCCGAGGAGAGACTTGGCAAAGCTTTGCTGCTTCGCCGTAAAGCGGTCTGGCTCGCCACAAAAACGCATGATCGAACCCGAGATGGCTCGTTGAGGCTTTTCGAAGCCAGCTTGAAGCGGCTGCAAACTGATCATGTCAATGAATGGCGACTGCATAACATCATGACGATGGAAGAGCTGGACCAGGTCTTTGCCAAAGGCGGCGCTCTGGAAGCTTTGCAGGAAGCCAAGGAGCAAGGAATCGTCAAGCATATCAGCATCAGCGGACATACGAATCCATATGTACAACTGGAGGCTATTAAACGGTTTCCTTTCGACAGCGCATTGGTGGCTGTTTCAGCGGCTGATCATTTTATATACAGCTTTGCCCACGAATTTCTTCCCAGGGCAAACGAACAAGGAGTAGCTATAATCGGCATGAAGGTCATGGCTTTAGGCAAGCTTGCTCCCTGGTATGAAAAAGCCCTGCAATACACGTTTTCCCTGCCCATTTCAACAGCTATAGTCGGCATGGAATCCATGGAGCAGCTGGAGAAAAATCTGGCAATTGCCAGAAGCTTTCGTCCCATGTCGGAGACGGAGCAATTGGAGTTCCTTAAAGAAATCATGCATCTGGTGAAACCCGATGTGCTGCGCTGGAAAGCAAGCGACTGGATGTCCGGCGAATGGTATCAGCGTAAGTAA
- a CDS encoding class I SAM-dependent methyltransferase, which yields MNAKIGMQIIGTAKQSVKEHRSSKSPIIRLLVSILYVLWNTAKTAIRVCVDTDFRSILLLQLLNSKNVHQTTPLTYMDRYPTIFSACRDYFDGKQDLKILSYGCSTGEEVLTLRRYFPTAHIIGAEINKRSLAICRKLPVDEKITFLYSTISEIQKYGHFDAIFCMAVLQRKPHYIAAKGISSLKKIYPFEKFERQIIELDELINPQGLLVVHSTQYSLCDTNVASKYEALGSHNQNDYLLPVFDKNSNLVKNPTSQNTIFIKLHK from the coding sequence ATGAATGCTAAAATAGGTATGCAAATTATCGGAACTGCGAAGCAGTCGGTTAAGGAACACCGGTCTTCCAAAAGTCCAATTATTAGACTTTTAGTATCAATCTTGTATGTTTTGTGGAATACAGCTAAAACTGCGATACGCGTTTGTGTCGATACGGACTTCCGTTCTATCCTACTTCTGCAGTTGCTAAACTCTAAAAATGTTCATCAAACGACGCCCCTCACCTATATGGATCGGTATCCTACAATTTTTTCAGCATGCCGCGACTATTTTGATGGCAAACAAGATCTAAAAATACTTTCTTATGGGTGCTCGACAGGCGAAGAAGTTTTAACTCTTCGTCGATATTTCCCTACTGCGCACATAATAGGCGCAGAAATTAACAAACGTAGCCTTGCAATATGCAGAAAGCTTCCTGTGGACGAGAAAATTACCTTTTTATATTCTACAATTAGTGAAATCCAAAAGTATGGACATTTCGATGCAATTTTCTGCATGGCTGTTTTGCAACGAAAGCCGCATTACATTGCAGCAAAAGGCATCAGTAGTCTTAAAAAAATCTACCCCTTTGAAAAGTTTGAACGGCAGATTATCGAGCTCGACGAGCTGATCAATCCGCAAGGATTACTGGTTGTTCACTCCACGCAATATTCACTTTGTGATACTAATGTGGCCTCAAAGTACGAGGCTTTAGGTAGTCATAACCAGAATGATTATTTATTACCTGTATTTGATAAAAATAGCAATTTAGTAAAAAATCCAACATCACAGAACACTATTTTTATTAAATTGCACAAATAA